A genome region from Camelina sativa cultivar DH55 chromosome 10, Cs, whole genome shotgun sequence includes the following:
- the LOC104716323 gene encoding probable cinnamyl alcohol dehydrogenase 6 codes for MERSSSSEEREQSIEAFGWAARDSSGYLSPFVFSRRKTGAEEVRVKVLYCGICHSDLHCLKNEWHSSIYPLVPGHEIVGEVSEIGCKVRKFNLGDKVGVGCIVDSCRACESCREDQENYCTKAVATYNGVHHDGTVNYGGYSDHIVVDERYAVKIPHMLSLASAAPLLCAGISVYSPMKYFGLAGPDKHIGIVGLGGLGHIGVKFAKAFGTRVTVVSSTSGKSKDALETLGADGFLVSTDEDQMKVAMGTMDGIIDTVSASHSISPLIGLLKSNGKLVLLGATEKPFDLSAFSLIIGRKSVAGSGIGGMKETQEMIDFAAEHGIKAETELISMDYVNTAMDRLAKGDVRYRFVIDIANTLAATRP; via the exons atggagagatcatcatcatcagaagagagagagcagagCATAGAGGCTTTTGGATGGGCGGCAAGAGACTCCTCAGGCTATCTGTCTCCCTTTGTCTTTTCTAGAAG GAAAACAGGGGCAGAGGAAGTGAGAGTGAAGGTGTTGTATTGTGGAATATGTCATAGTGATCTTCATTGTCTCAAGAACGAATGGCATTCCTCTATTTACCCTTTGGTTCCTGG TCATGAGATTGTTGGAGAAGTGAGTGAGATAGGGTGCAAAGTAAGAAAATTCAATCTTGGAGACAAAGTTGGTGTTGGATGCATAGTAGATTCATGCCGCGCGTGCGAAAGTTGTCGTGAAGATCAAGAAAACTACTGCACCAAAGCAGTCGCAACCTATAACGGAGTTCACCACGACGGAACGGTTAACTACGGTGGATACTCTGACCACATCGTCGTCGATGAACGTTACGCCGTCAAAATTCCACACATGTTGTCTCTAGCTTCGGCCGCACCTTTGCTTTGTGCAg GCATCTCGGTGTACAGTCCTATGAAGTACTTCGGATTGGCCGGACCAGATAAACATATCGGAATCGTGGGGCTAGGTGGTCTTGGACACATTGGGGTGAAATTTGCAAAAGCATTTGGGACTAGGGTCACGGTGGTTAGTTCCACCTCTGGGAAATCTAAAGATGCTCTTGAAACTCTTGGAGCTGATGGGTTCTTGGTTAGTACTGATGAAGACCAAATGAAG gTCGCAATGGGAACAATGGATGGCATAATTGATACTGTTTCTGCATCGCATTCGATTTCACCTTTAATTGGACTACTCAAATCCAACGGTAAACTTGTTCTACTCGGTGCAACGGAGAAGCCATTCGATCTATCTGCATTTTCCTTAATCATAG GAAGAAAATCCGTAGCGGGAAGTGGTATTGGAGGAATGAAAGAGACACAAGAGATGATTGATTTTGCGGCGGAGCATGGCATAAAAGCAGAAACTGAGCTCATATCCATGGATTATGTGAACACCGCCATGGATAGACTCGCGAAAGGGGACGTTAGATATCGATTTGTCATCGACATTGCTAACACATTGGCTGCTACTAGACCTTGA
- the LOC104716321 gene encoding cinnamyl alcohol dehydrogenase 7 codes for MGKVLEKEAFGLAAKDESGVLSPFSFSRRETAEKDVRFKVLFCGICHTDLCMAKNEWGFTTYPLVPGHEIVGVVTEVGAKVTKFNVGDKVGVGYMSRSCLSCDNCSDGEENYCPKMILTSGGKDYDDTMTHGGYSDHMVCAEDFIIRIPDNLPLDGAAPLLCAGVTVFSPMKYHGLDKPGMHIGVVGLGGLGHVGVKFAKALGNKVTVISTSERKRDEAINRLGADAFLVSRDPKQMEDAVGTMDGIIDTVSATHPLLPLLGLLKNKGKLVMVGAPAKPLELPTMPLILGRKMVVGSMIGGIKETQEMVDLAGKHNITADIELISVDYVNTAMERLAKGDVKYRFVIDVANTLKPTH; via the exons ATGGGAAAGGTTCTTGAGAAGGAGGCGTTTGGCTTGGCCGCGAAAGACGAATCAGGAGTTCTCTCTCCTTTCAGTTTCTCTAGAAG GGAGACGGCAGAAAAGGATGTTAGGTTCAAAGTGTTGTTCTGTGGAATTTGCCACACTGATTTATGTATGGCTAAAAACGAATGGGGCTTCACTACCTATCCTCTTGTCCCAGG GCATGAGATCGTGGGCGTTGTGACTGAAGTTGGAGCCAAAGTGACCAAATTCAACGTTGGAGACAAAGTCGGAGTTGGCTACATGTCCCGCTCGTGCCTGTCATGTGACAACTGCAGTGATGGCGAAGAGAATTACTGTCCAAAGATGATCCTAACATCCGGAGGCAAAGACTACGACGACACCATGACCCATGGTGGTTACTCCGACCACATGGTGTGTGCTGAGGATTTCATTATCCGTATTCCTGACAATCTCCCATTGGATGGTGCCGCACCACTACTCTGCGCCGGAGTCACGGTCTTCTCCCCAATGAAGTATCATGGGCTCGACAAGCCCGGTATGCACATTGGCGTGGTGGGGCTAGGCGGTTTGGGTCATGTAGGAGTGAAATTTGCCAAGGCTTTGGGTAATAAAGTTACGGTTATTAGTACTTCCGAGCGTAAGAGAGATGAGGCGATCAACAGGCTTGGTGCAGATGCCTTCTTGGTGAGCCGTGACCCAAAACAAATGGAGGACGCAGTGGGGACTATGGATGGTATAATTGATACCGTATCTGCCACCCATCCGCTTCTTCCACTGCTTGGTCTGCTTAAAAATAAGGGAAAACTTGTTATGGTTGGTGCACCTGCCAAGCCACTTGAGCTGCCGACCATGCCTCTCATCCTCG GGAGGAAGATGGTGGTAGGAAGTATGATAGGAGGTATAAAGGAGACGCAAGAGATGGTGGACTTGGCTGGAAAACACAATATCACGGCGGATATTGAGCTTATCTCTGTGGATTATGTCAACACTGCCATGGAACGACTCGCTAAGGGTGATGTTAAGTACCGATTTGTGATTGATGTTGCCAATACGTTGAAGCCTACTCATTAG
- the LOC104716322 gene encoding cinnamyl alcohol dehydrogenase 8 isoform X1, with protein sequence MGKVLEKEAFGLAAKDNSGVLSPFSFSRRETGEKDVRFKVLFCGICHSDLHMVKNEWGSSIYPVVPGHEIVGVVTEVGAKVTKFKTGDNVGVGCLVGSCGSCDNCTEGMENYCPKLIQTYGFKYYDDTITCGGYSDHMVCDEGFVIRIPDNLPMDAAAPLLCAGITVYSPMKYHGLDKPGMHIGVVGLGGLGHVGVKFAKAMGCKVTVISTSEGKRDEAINRLGADTFLVSRDPKQVKDAMGTMDGIIDTVSATHPLLPLLGLLKHKGKLVMVGAPVKPLELPVLPLIFERKMVVGSLIGGIKETQEMMDMAAKHNITADIELISADYVNTAMERLEKADVRYRFVIDVANTLKPSPIL encoded by the exons ATGGGAAAAGTTCTTGAGAAAGAAGCGTTCGGATTGGCCGCGAAAGACAATTCCGGAGTTCTCTCGCCTTTTAGTTTCTCTAGAAG GGAAACAGGAGAAAAAGATGTAAGATTCAAAGTGTTATTCTGTGGAATTTGTCACTCTGATTTGCATATGGTCAAGAACGAGTGGGGATCGTCTATATATCCTGTTGTCCCTGG GCATGAGATCGTGGGCGTGGTGACTGAAGTCGGAGCCAAAGTGACTAAATTCAAAACCGGAGACAACGTCGGAGTTGGGTGCTTGGTCGGCTCGTGCGGGTCATGTGACAACTGCACCGAAGGCATGGAAAACTACTGTCCAAAATTGATCCAAACGTACGGATTCAAGTACTATGACGACACCATAACATGTGGTGGTTACTCCGACCACATGGTTTGCGACGAAGGTTTCGTCATCCGTATTCCCGACAATCTTCCCATGGACGCTGCCGCGCCGCTCCTATGCGCCGGGATCACGGTCTATTCCCCTATGAAGTATCATGGGCTCGACAAACCCGGTATGCACATCGGTGTGGTAGGATTAGGCGGTTTGGGTCATGTAGGAGTGAAATTTGCCAAGGCTATGGGTTGTAAAGTTACGGTTATCAGTACTTCGGAGGGTAAGAGAGACGAGGCTATTAATCGGCTTGGTGCCGATACCTTCTTGGTGAGCCGTGACCCGAAGCAGGTCAAGGATGCAATGGGGACTATGGATGGTATAATTGATACTGTATCTGCGACTCATCCGCTTCTTCCATTGCTTGGTTTGCTGAAGCATAAGGGAAAACTTGTTATGGTTGGTGCACCGGTGAAGCCACTCGAGCTACCTGTCTTGCCTCTCATCTTTG AGAGGAAGATGGTAGTTGGAAGTTTGATAGGAGGGATAAAAGAGACTCAGGAGATGATGGATATGGCCGCGAAACACAACATCACGGCAGATATTGAACTTATCTCTGCGGATTATGTTAACACCGCCATGGAGCGGCTTGAGAAGGCTGACGTTAGGTACCGATTTGTGATTGATGTTGCCAACACTTTGAAGCCTTCTCCTATTTTATAA
- the LOC104716322 gene encoding cinnamyl alcohol dehydrogenase 8 isoform X2, with translation MGKVLEKEAFGLAAKDESGVLSPFSFSRRETGEKDVRFKVLFCGICHSDLHMVKNEWGSSIYPVVPGHEIVGVVTEVGAKVTKFKTGDNVGVGCLVGSCGSCDNCTEGMENYCPKLIQTYGFKYYDDTITCGGYSDHMVCDEGFVIRIPDNLPMDAAAPLLCAGITVYSPMKYHGLDKPGMHIGVVGLGGLGHVGVKFAKAMGCKVTVISTSEGKRDEAINRLGADTFLVSRDPKQVKDAMGTMDGIIDTVSATHPLLPLLGLLKHKGKLVMVGAPVKPLELPVLPLIFERKMVVGSLIGGIKETQEMMDMAAKHNITADIELISADYVNTAMERLEKADVRYRFVIDVANTLKPSPIL, from the exons atggGAAAGGTTCTTGAGAAGGAAGCGTTTGGATTGGCCGCGAAAGACGAATCAGGAGTTCTCTCTCCTTTCAGTTTCTCTAGAAG GGAAACAGGAGAAAAAGATGTAAGATTCAAAGTGTTATTCTGTGGAATTTGTCACTCTGATTTGCATATGGTCAAGAACGAGTGGGGATCGTCTATATATCCTGTTGTCCCTGG GCATGAGATCGTGGGCGTGGTGACTGAAGTCGGAGCCAAAGTGACTAAATTCAAAACCGGAGACAACGTCGGAGTTGGGTGCTTGGTCGGCTCGTGCGGGTCATGTGACAACTGCACCGAAGGCATGGAAAACTACTGTCCAAAATTGATCCAAACGTACGGATTCAAGTACTATGACGACACCATAACATGTGGTGGTTACTCCGACCACATGGTTTGCGACGAAGGTTTCGTCATCCGTATTCCCGACAATCTTCCCATGGACGCTGCCGCGCCGCTCCTATGCGCCGGGATCACGGTCTATTCCCCTATGAAGTATCATGGGCTCGACAAACCCGGTATGCACATCGGTGTGGTAGGATTAGGCGGTTTGGGTCATGTAGGAGTGAAATTTGCCAAGGCTATGGGTTGTAAAGTTACGGTTATCAGTACTTCGGAGGGTAAGAGAGACGAGGCTATTAATCGGCTTGGTGCCGATACCTTCTTGGTGAGCCGTGACCCGAAGCAGGTCAAGGATGCAATGGGGACTATGGATGGTATAATTGATACTGTATCTGCGACTCATCCGCTTCTTCCATTGCTTGGTTTGCTGAAGCATAAGGGAAAACTTGTTATGGTTGGTGCACCGGTGAAGCCACTCGAGCTACCTGTCTTGCCTCTCATCTTTG AGAGGAAGATGGTAGTTGGAAGTTTGATAGGAGGGATAAAAGAGACTCAGGAGATGATGGATATGGCCGCGAAACACAACATCACGGCAGATATTGAACTTATCTCTGCGGATTATGTTAACACCGCCATGGAGCGGCTTGAGAAGGCTGACGTTAGGTACCGATTTGTGATTGATGTTGCCAACACTTTGAAGCCTTCTCCTATTTTATAA